The Acidobacteriota bacterium genome contains a region encoding:
- a CDS encoding ACT domain-containing protein produces MARVTQLRVQAPHLPGTLAQICTELAKVAVNINGIMAAPEQPEGIRLLATPLATARKTLDQLGFAYKEEEAIAVRVNDRPGALGRVTRKLADAGINVTYAYGSIVKGEARALIVIGVSDIAKADKLV; encoded by the coding sequence ATGGCACGCGTCACGCAACTTCGCGTTCAGGCCCCGCACTTGCCCGGCACGCTGGCGCAGATCTGCACCGAACTGGCGAAGGTCGCGGTGAACATCAACGGCATCATGGCCGCGCCGGAGCAGCCCGAGGGCATCCGCCTGCTCGCAACGCCGCTGGCGACCGCGCGCAAGACGCTCGACCAGCTCGGCTTTGCGTACAAGGAAGAGGAAGCGATCGCGGTCCGCGTGAACGACCGGCCGGGCGCGCTTGGCCGCGTGACGCGTAAATTGGCCGACGCCGGCATCAATGTGACCTATGCCTACGGCTCGATCGTGAAGGGCGAGGCGCGCGCGCTGATCGTGATCGGCGTCTCTGACATCGCCAAGGCCGACAAGCTGGTTTAA
- a CDS encoding heterodisulfide reductase-related iron-sulfur binding cluster gives MTAETKFAAPPGSNFSAHDRPTWELYSTCIHCGLCLQQCPTYRVLGTEMDSPRGRIYQVLLADEGRLPIGDSFVTHIDRCLGCLACQTACPSGVPYGHIVERARAQIEQHYRRPLLASWMRNFVYGRLLADYKRLAKWARRLRWYQHSWLAGAVRGSGLLKLFGVAELEALAPKVSEHFSFEDFGTVFPARGERRGRVALLAGCVGSVAFDALNRATIRVLQANGLEVIMPEGQGCCGALHAHAGRREEARALARHNVRIFLDAECGADAILTNAAGCGSAMKDYADLLADDPESAGAATESVRTELFVKKVRDVTEYLAEIGLRPPSTPAAAGVKATYQDPCHLAHAQKIRSAPRELLRATGVELVEMQHPDYCCGSAGVYNVVEQKLANEILEAKMNDVAATGVDVLVTANTGCMLQLRAGAARRGMPIRVQHVIEVLDAIY, from the coding sequence GTGACGGCCGAAACAAAATTCGCCGCGCCGCCCGGATCCAATTTCTCCGCGCACGACCGTCCCACCTGGGAGCTCTACTCCACGTGCATCCACTGCGGACTCTGCCTGCAGCAGTGTCCTACGTACCGCGTGCTCGGCACCGAGATGGATTCCCCGCGCGGACGCATCTATCAGGTCCTGCTCGCCGATGAAGGCCGCCTGCCCATCGGCGATTCCTTCGTCACCCATATCGATCGCTGCCTTGGGTGCCTTGCTTGCCAGACCGCATGCCCTTCCGGCGTGCCCTACGGACACATCGTCGAGCGCGCGCGCGCGCAGATCGAGCAGCACTACCGCCGCCCGCTGCTCGCGAGCTGGATGCGCAACTTCGTCTACGGCCGCTTACTCGCGGATTACAAACGGCTCGCGAAATGGGCGCGACGCCTGCGCTGGTATCAACATTCGTGGCTCGCGGGCGCCGTCCGCGGCAGTGGACTGCTCAAGCTCTTCGGCGTCGCGGAGCTCGAAGCGCTCGCGCCCAAGGTCAGTGAACATTTCAGCTTTGAAGACTTTGGCACCGTGTTTCCGGCGCGCGGCGAGCGCCGTGGCCGCGTCGCGCTGCTCGCCGGATGCGTGGGCAGCGTCGCCTTCGACGCGCTGAACCGCGCCACCATCCGCGTGCTCCAGGCCAACGGCCTCGAGGTCATCATGCCGGAGGGCCAGGGATGCTGCGGCGCCCTGCACGCCCACGCCGGACGCCGCGAAGAGGCGCGCGCCCTGGCGCGCCACAACGTCCGCATATTTCTCGATGCCGAGTGCGGCGCCGACGCTATTCTCACCAACGCCGCCGGCTGTGGCTCGGCGATGAAGGATTACGCCGATCTGCTTGCCGATGATCCGGAGAGCGCAGGCGCCGCCACGGAGTCCGTAAGAACGGAGCTGTTCGTAAAAAAAGTCCGCGACGTCACCGAATATCTCGCGGAGATCGGGTTACGGCCCCCCTCCACGCCCGCCGCGGCGGGCGTGAAGGCGACCTACCAGGATCCGTGCCACTTGGCGCACGCGCAGAAGATACGCTCGGCGCCGCGCGAACTATTGCGCGCGACCGGCGTGGAGCTGGTCGAGATGCAGCATCCAGATTACTGCTGCGGTTCGGCAGGGGTTTACAACGTGGTCGAGCAAAAGCTCGCCAACGAGATCCTTGAAGCCAAGATGAACGACGTTGCCGCGACCGGCGTGGACGTGCTCGTCACCGCCAACACCGGCTGCATGTTGCAGCTCCGCGCCGGCGCCGCGCGCCGTGGCATGCCGATCCGCGTGCAGCACGTCATCGAAGTGCTCGACGCGATCTACTGA